The Garra rufa chromosome 20, GarRuf1.0, whole genome shotgun sequence genome contains the following window.
CATGAACGTAGTCCACATGCTGGAGAATTTCACCTTCCGCAATCACATATGTATGACTTTTGAGCTGCTCAGCATGAACCTGTACGAGCTCATCAAACGCAACAAGTTCCAGGGTTTCAGTCTCCCGCTGGTACGCAAGTTTGCACACTCTATTCTCCAATGCCTGGAAGCACTCCACCGCCATAAGATCATCCACTGTGACCTGAAACCGGAGAATATCTTACTGAAGCAGCAAGGCAGGAGCGGGATCAAGGTCATTGACTTCGGCTCCAGCTGTTTCGATCACCAACGCGTCTACACGTACATCCAATCCCGCTTCTACCGTGCACCCGAAGTCATCTTGGGATCGCGATATGGCATGCCTATAGACATGTGGAGCTTTGGTTGCATTCTGGCAGAGCTGCTTACCGGATACCCTCTGTTTCCTGGTGAGGATGAAGGTGACCAGCTGGCCTGCATGATGGAGCTACTAGGTATGCCACCTCAGAAACTGCTGGAGCAAGCCAAGCGTGCCAAGAACTTTATTAGCTCAAAAGGCCACCCACGCTACTGCACGGTCAGCACACTTGGCAACGGCACCGTAGTCCTCAACGGGAGCCGTTCGCGCCGAGGAAAAATGCGAGGTCCCCCAGGTAGCAAGGAGTTTGGGGCGGCCCTCAAAGGCTGTGATGACTCTACATTCATTGACTTTCTGAAGAAGTGTCTGGATTGGGACCCTAGTACTCGAATGACACCAGTTCAGGCCTTAAGACACCCTTGGCTCTACAAAAGACTCCCTAAGCCTGCACCTGGTGGCGAGAAATCTATGGTGCCCAAACGGATCACAGAGCACAGCACCTCTTTCCCTACTATCATCTCCAAGGTACCCCCCGTCATGGGCTCGACCAACAACAAACTGCGGACCACCATGATGGGGGACTCCACTTTTCGCACAGTGCTTCCGAAGCTTGTTTCATAGAGATTCCTTAGCTTTTCAGGGATAAAGGCTTATGTAGCAGTTTTAGAAGTTTTGGTTGGTTTTTCTAAACGAGTGTCAGAACATTTTAATGAAGTGTAACAAGCAAAAACTATTTTATACAACTATACTGTGTTTTTATCAAATGACCTTCAGAGTGTAAAATTCAAAGTTGACATCAGGGCTGTTTTTTACACCTTGGTCTTGAAATGAGTGCTGTTGATTTGAGTGGGTGAAATTTCGATGCTGACTGCTCATCCTGTCCTTTTTACAGTACTTCTACTCAGACAAACGTACAACTTTTGCATCTCTAAGGGCTTGTGTGTATGACTCCTAGTATACTTTTTAAGGGCTCAAAGTAGTTATAGGTCAAACATCTGACTCTAATCTTCATTTTTAATGTCTGTCTAGCCCATGTTACCTTGT
Protein-coding sequences here:
- the dyrk3 gene encoding dual specificity tyrosine-phosphorylation-regulated kinase 3, with protein sequence MMILSRKPDGPITAARHGDGLYDSYMRTDHIVNQDADVNGQSPSGLPPLPKHTVVNKPTMKDHQAVRAGQKVKYVYEDTYNRKLNGVSQHNGVSQVPAKPQPAISKERSVDSNSSVKSSESSTKVTKLSSPMTPEQALKQYRQQLTTLEQQEIHNHPEIYFLGPNAKKRQAVAGGTNNSGYDDDQGGYIHVPHDHLAYRYEFLKVIGKGSFGQVAKVYDHKLQQHLALKMVRNEKRFHRQAAEEIRILEHLKKQDKTGSMNVVHMLENFTFRNHICMTFELLSMNLYELIKRNKFQGFSLPLVRKFAHSILQCLEALHRHKIIHCDLKPENILLKQQGRSGIKVIDFGSSCFDHQRVYTYIQSRFYRAPEVILGSRYGMPIDMWSFGCILAELLTGYPLFPGEDEGDQLACMMELLGMPPQKLLEQAKRAKNFISSKGHPRYCTVSTLGNGTVVLNGSRSRRGKMRGPPGSKEFGAALKGCDDSTFIDFLKKCLDWDPSTRMTPVQALRHPWLYKRLPKPAPGGEKSMVPKRITEHSTSFPTIISKVPPVMGSTNNKLRTTMMGDSTFRTVLPKLVS